The [Pantoea] beijingensis genomic sequence TTATTTGGCGCTGAATCGACGTGGGTTTCGTTCACGTATCTGGGTAAGACCCAAAGAACTTGCCGACTTGATGCCGCACTACAACTCAAATTATTTAGGGCGTATCTGCTTATTTACCAGCGAGTTTCTTTGCAAGAATGAATCCAGAACCCGCCCCCGTTCCCGCGCCAGGCCACGTTGATGCGCCGCACATATACAGCTGTTTAATGGACGTATTATACCTTGAGTATCCTATCGCTGGACGCAGAAAAAATGATTGATCCGGATGATGGCTACCCGATAAATTATCACCACCCAGAATGTTTGGATTACATCTTTCTAAATCAACAGGTGAGAAAACAGAATATTTTAATATATCGTTTCTTATTCCAGGAGCATACTTTTCAAGGATATCTATTGCCCTGTTTGCGTACTCATCTTTGATATCGTCCCAACAAGTCGCCGTTATTATTCCGGCAGCATCGCCTTTTATTTCGGCTGGCACCACACGTACTTGAATCCAGAGAACATGTTTATCTTCAGGAGCGCGTGTAGGATCAATGGCGGTGGGTTGCCCCACAACAAGTACCGGCTCAACTGGTAATAAACCGTCTTTTGCCTCTGAGTAAGCTTTCGTCATCATCGCCATATCAGGGGCAACATGGACATAAGCAAAATTTCTCAACGCCTCGCCCGCGCTCCACTTAGGTAGGTCACTCATAGCAAGGTGAATCATCATCGTCCCGGGACCGGCACGAAAATTTTTCATACGTTGTGCGAATTTATCCTCTGCCGATAAATGTGGTAATAAATCCTTTATAATAATTTTAGGATTAAGGTTTGCTATAATTGCTTTTGTTCCAAAGAGCTCGGTACCGTCATTGAGTTTTACCCCTTCGGCTTTACCGTTCCTGACCAGAATTTCTGATACAGGAACGCCAGAATAAAGGGTTCCGCCATATTTTTTTATCGCATTAACCATCGCGTTAACGATAGTATTTGCCCCCCCCTTACCAATCACCATACCAAAATTCTGGTTTGCCATTCCTTCTAAGTAAGGGAACAAGGCGCCACCCGGGATATCCGGTGAAAAATCCAGATGCATTCCCCATGTCGCAAGCATGGCTTTTATTTTGGGATGTTCAAACTCAGTATCCAGGTAGTCCCTTGATGAGGAGGTAAAAAGTTTTAATATATTATATAGCCAACTCATCCCTCTCTTTCTAACCGCTTTTACAATTGTTATAAGATTGCGGAATGAGGGTGTTTTATTATTCAGAAGTTCAAATATATAAGGGGCATCTTTCAGAAAATCATCGGCCATAGATATCCATTTCTGGCCATCTCTATGGGAATATTGATTAATACCTTCAACGGTGACATTAATATCTTTGCTCACACCAAGATGGGTATCATCGCGAAATACGGTAGCAAAGCAGTCAGGTGCAGGAACAAAAGAGAGACCACATTCTAATAAAATGTCTTTATGACGAGCAAAGAATGGCGATCCTGCAAACATAGAAATATTCATAGCGGCAAAGTCATGGTGAAACCCTGGTAGAGTGAGTTCCTGCGTTTTTACTGCGCCACCAAATGATTCATTCGCTTCTACTACGGCAACTTTCCAACCGTGGGAGAGTAAATGCACCGCAGCAGCTAGTCCATTATGTCCTCCACCAATAATTATGGCATCAAACTTTTCCATGCTATCCCCTTAGAAATTAATATATAATTTAAGTATATTATCTATACCAATGTATTAAAATAACCCCAGAAAATAATGCATAAAATAATAAAAAATCACTTTAACAGATCGAAAATATAAATATCCTGCATTATTATTAATTGCAAGGTAATGGTAAGTTCAGGCTCCAGAGAATGACTCAAGTATGTAACCAGATAACCAAACACCGCCCATAAACCTGTCGCATAAAGTATGCAGAGTATTATAAATCAAAAAACACTTAATGAATCTTAATGTCTAAATATCGACATACCGGCTAAGAATATTAATAACCGTACTCCTCACTGAGGAAAGACGGAGATTTGCAAATCTTAAGTCAATTGCATTTGCAAAATCAACCTTATTTATTTTTATAAATTTAAGATTTATCTGCATTACTTTTTTCATTATCTTATTATCTATACCTGAAAAAATAGTCACATAATAGGTATGGCTTCTCGTTTCACTGCAAGCGGGTTGCTGGCAACTGTGTCACCGAAGCAGAAATACAGGGCATATATTCTATACAGGATAAGTTGCATTATTATGGCAAGAGTGCGATTTTCAACACGCTTACCTTAGCCGCCCTCGATAAAAGAATAAGCGCAGGGTGTACATCAAAGATACCATCGTCGAAGGTTAATCATTCATGAGTCAGACACCGTTGATTCCCGAGAGCAAATTACCGGCCCTCGGCACCACGATTTTCACGCAGATGAGCGCACTGGCGCAGCAGCATAATGCGATTAATCTCTCTCAGGGGTTTCCTGATTTTAGTGGCCCGGACTATTTGCAGCAGCGTCTTGCATATCACGTCAACCAGGGCGCGAATCAGTATGCGCCAATGACCGGTGTACAACCGCTACGTGATGCGATTGCCGATAAAACTGCCGAACTCTATGGTTATAAGCCCGATGCCAACAGTGATATCACGGTCACGGCGGGCGCCACCGAAGCGCTGTATGCCGCAATTACTGCGCTGGTCCGTCCCGGGGATGAAGTGATCTGCTTTGATCCCAGCTACGACAGCTATGCGCCTGCCGTCACGCTGGCCGGTGGCGTAATGAAACGTATCGCACTACAGCCGCCCGCTTTTCGCGTCGACTGGCAGCAATTCACATCCCTGCTTTCCGCGCGTACGCGCCTGGTCATCCTCAATACGCCGCATAACCCTTCCGCCACCGTGTGGCAGAAAAGTGATTTCGCCGCGCTCTGGCAGGCCATTAATCAGCAGGAAATTTATGTTCTGAGCGATGAGGTGTATGAACATATCTGCTTTGATGCCGCAGGTCACGCCAGCGTACTGGCGCATCCGCAACTCCGTGAACGCGCGATTGCTGTTTCATCGTTCGGTAAAACCTTCCATATGACCGGCTGGAAAGTGGGTTACTGCATCGCACCTGTGGCTCTCACGGCAGAAGTTCGTAAGGTTCATCAGTATTTAACCTTCTCTGTTAATACGCCGGCGCAGCTCGCGATTGCCGATATGCTGCGTGCCGAGCCGCAGCATTATCGCGAGCTTCCTGATTTTTATCGGGCACGGCGCGATCGTCTGGTGCGGGCACTGGCAAAAAGTCGCTTTGAGGTGCTCCCCTGCGAAGGAACCTACTTTCTGCTGGTCGATTACAGCGCAATTTCCGAGCTGGATGATGTCAGTTTCTGTCAGTGGCTGACGAAAGAAGTCGGCGTTGCCGCGATCCCTCTCTCCGTATTTTGCGAGGATCCGTTCCCCCATAAATTGATTCGGCTGTGTTTCGCTAAGCAGGAAGCCACGCTGGATGCCGCTGCGGAGAAACTATGTCAACTTTAAAGCTGAGCGTGCTGCAGCAGCCGCTGGTCTGGATGGACGGTGAAGCTAACCTGCGCTTTTTTGATACGCAGTTGGCAGAGATCCGCGCGCGTGACCTCATTCTGCTACCGGAGATGTTTACCACCGGATTTGCGATGGAAGCGGCCCAACGATCTCTGCCGCAAGAGCAGGTTGTGGAATGGCTTCATCAGCATGCACAGGCAACCAACGCCATGATCGGCGGCAGCGCAGCGATTCAGACCGATAGCGGCGCAGTGAACCGGTTTTTACTGGTTGAACCGGATGGCACATGTCATTTCTATGATAAGCGCCATCTGTTCCGCATGGCGGATGAGCATCATCATTATCAGGCGGGTCAGGCGCGTAAAATTATCGCGTGGCGCGGCTGGCGCATCCTGCCGCAGATCTGCTACGACCTGCGCTTTCCGGTGTTTTCACGTAACCAAAATGATTACGATCTGGCGCTCTACGTGGCGAACTGGCCCGCACCGCGCGCGATGCACTGGCAGGCACTGCTGCTGGCACGTGCCATTGAAAACCAGGCCTATGTTGCAGGCTGCAATCGCATCGGGCGCGATGGTAACAACCATGATTACAGCGGTGACAGCCGGATCATTAGCCCTCAGGGGGAGATGCTGGCCGTTGGCGAACCCCACCAGCCGGCGCGCCTCGATGCCACGCTTTCACTGGATATGTTGCGCGAATATCGGGAGCGCTTTCCTGCATGGCGGGATGCGGACACTTTTAGCTATCGAACAGAGTAAAAGAAGGTTTTAGCCAGATGCAGCTCATTTTACCAATCAGGATAAACTCATGAAAAAAATTTCGTTATCACTTGCTTGTTTATTCTTTCTGGCCCAGCCAAGCCTGGCAAATAATCCGGAGCAGGGGAAACAATATATAGTCATGAACACTCCGGTGACCAATGCACCGATGGTGGTAGAATTCTTCTCTTTTTACTGTCCACCCTGCCGGAAGTTTATGGAGGACTACCGGGTGGGAGACAGTGTTGATAAAGTACTCCCGAACAACACACGAACCGATAAAATCCATGTTAGCGAGATGGGGCCGCTGGGACGGGCACTGACCGAAGCATGGTCTGCGGCTAAACTGCTTGGCGTGGAAAACCAGGTGCAGGGGCCGCTGTTTGCAGCACTTCAGGACTCGCACACGGTAAATAACGCCAGCGATATTCGCCAGGTTTTTGTCAATGCCGGTATTTCGGCCAAAAGTTATGATGCCGCTATCAACAGCTTTGCGGTAAAAAACCTAACCCTGAAGCAAATTCAGGCAGTTAAGGACTTTGGCGTTACTGGAACGCCTGCCGTCTTCGTTAATGGGCGCTATATGGTACGTCTAAATGGATTTAACTCCACTTCCCCCCAGGGCTATGCGATGGATTTTGCCAGCACAGTCCAGTATCTGATTGTGAAAAAATAGGCATGTATATTACTCAATGCATCCGTCCTTCCGGTTGATGATTCTGCACTTCTGCTTTGCCTTGGGATTGCCTGTGTTATCAGGGAAATGCGTGATCTGATGCTGGGGCTAAGCAAAAATTCGATTCATTCAACAAAACCATTAAATAATTAAAAACCCGTGAATAAAGCACGCAGAGAAGATTAATTTAGACAATCCTGTAACGGGTGCGGATATTCTGCGATGTCATTCACAACCTGCACGCAGGCCTGAATCGCCAGTGCAACATCCGCCGCCTGCACCGATTCAGCGGGATGGTGGCTAATGCCGCGATCGCAGCGCACAAAAAGCATCCCCACTGGCCAGCGTTCGGCCAGCGCAATCGCATCATGCCCGGCGCCGCTGGGCAAGGAGATGCAGCGCCCCTGCACCTGTTCAACGGCCTGCGCCAGCTGCATCTGTAACCGCTCATCGCAACGCGTCGCCGCAATGTGATAAAACTCGTCGGCACAAAACCGGATACCGCGTCGCTGAGCGATCTCTTCAGCCAGCGACAGTAACTCAGCCAGCAGATCCGCCAGCGGCCGATCCGCCGGACCACGAATATCCAGCGTTAAATTAACCTCTCCCGGAATGACATTCACCGCGCCAGGTGAGCAACTCAGCGCACCAACGGTTGCGACCATGTGCGGATGCTGTAGCGTCCGTTGTTCAATCGCGACCATCCACTCTGCAGCGGCGGCAAGCGCGTCTTTACGATGAAGCATCGGGACAGTTCCGGCATGCCCCGCTTCACCGCTGAAGCAGCAGTTGAGCCGACGCGCGCCATTAATTGCCGTCACCACGCCCAGTGCCAGCCCCGCCTGCTCAAGGCAGGGCCCTTGCTCAATATGCACTTCGAGGTAAGCAACAATTTCGCGGACCTGGCGTGTGGCCTGGGAAATGCGATCCGCATCCAGCCCTACGTCGCGCATCGCTTGTGCAACGGTAATATTGTTACTATCAGGCTGATCCCGCCAGCTATCTGGCCAGCTGCCAGTGATACCGCGGCTGCCTAATAATGTGATGCCAAAACGTGCGCCCTCTTCGTCCGCAAAGCCGATAATCTCAATCGCCAGCGGCAAACGCTGTTGGTTTTGATGAAGATAATGCACCGTTTCTATCGCGGCCAGCACGCCCAGCATGCCGTCGTAACGGCCTGCATTGCGAACCGTATCAAGATGCGATCCCAGCAGTATGGCAGGCGCTCCCGCTTCCGCCGCCTCGTAGCGCCCACAGATATTTCCCACACTGTCCTGCCAGACCCGCATGCCCGCCGCTTCCATCCATTCGCCGACGCGTGTATTCGCCCGCATATGTTCAGGCGACAGATAGACTCGTGTCAGCTCTCCAGCCGTTTCACTGATCTCCGCCAGCGCATCGCAGCGAGACATGACTCGCGCTGCTGCCTGCTGTGCCTCAATTGCGTTCATCACAGGCTCCCGCTTGCATAATGGTTCCATGCTGCCTGCATTGCCGCCCCCTGCACCGTTTTAGAGCCAATCCGATTCAGTACCGCATCCAGTGCCGTCAGCGTTTGCAGCACGCAATCTTTACGTGCGTTATATCCCATGGTGCCAATCCGCCAGACTTTCCCCGCCAGTGGGCCAAACGAGGTACCTATTTCGATGGCGAAGTCTTCCAGCATTAGCGTGCGCACCTGCTCGCCGTTGATACCCGACGGGATCACCACGCCCAGCACGTTATGCATTTTGTGATTCAGGTTGCCAAAGGTTTCCAGCCCCATTCCCTGAATGCCTGCCAGCATGGCATCACCGTGTAGCCTATGCCGGGCGATGCTGTTATCCAGTCCCTCCTGCAGGATCAACCGTGCGCATTCGCGTGCGCCAAACAGCGCGGTGGTCGCTTCGGTATGGTGGTTTAGCCGTTCGGGTCCCCAGTAATCCATGATCATGCCAAGATCAAAGTAGTTGGAGTAGATCATCTCATCATCGCCATCCTGGTGCGCCGCAGTGCGGATCCCTTCCTCTACACACTGACGCTTACGGATCACCGCCGCCATTTCCGGACTCAGGGTGACGGGAGATGTGCCGGACGGACCGCCAAGGCACTTCTGCATCCCGGCCGATACCGCATCGAGTCCCCAGGCATCGGTTTCCAGCGGGTTGCCACCAAAGGAAGCGGTTGCATCGGTATAGAACAGCACGCCATACTGGCGGCAAATCGTGCCGAGGTTTTCCAGCGGCTGAAGCATGGTGGTTGAGGTATCGCCCTGTACCGTGAGCAACAGGCGAGGACGTACGGCTTTTATCGCATCCTCAATCCGATCCGGGGTGAAAACCTCGCCCCAGGGCGCCTCAATAGTATGAACCTCGGCGCGACAACGGCGGGCAATCTCACACAACAGGTGCCCAAAACGGCCAAATACCGGTACCAGCACTTTGTCTCCCGGCCGGATAGCCGAGAGTAAGATGGCTTCAATGCCGGCACGCGAGGTGCCATCGACCAGCATCGTCCACTTATTTTCTGTACGGAAGAGTGCACGATAGAGCGCCATCACTTCGTTCATGTAGCCGGTCATAGCCGGATCGTACTGGCCGATCAATTGGCTCGACATGGCACGTAATACCCGAGGATCGGCATTGATCGGACCGGGGCCCATCAGCAGACGCGGCGGCGGATTAATTTGCGGGTATTTTGAGATATCCATTTTCATTCCTTCTGATTAATTCAGGCCACGTACCGATGAGATAAATTGCTTTAACTCTGCCGTTTGAGGATGGGCGAAGAGCTTTTGACTGTCGCCCTGCTCCCATACGCGCCCCTGATGCATAAAGACCACCCGGTCCCCCACATCACGGGCAAAGTTCATTTCGTGCGTCACGAGGATTAACGTCATCCCCTCTTTGGCCAGTTGTTCCAGCACCTTCAGCACTTCGCCCACCAGCTCAGGATCGAGAGCGGAGGTAATTTCATCGCACAAGAGTACTTTTGGCGACATTGCCAGCGCACGGGCGATCGCCACGCGCTGCTGCTGCCCGCCGGATAAGTTCGCCGGATAGTAATCAATACGGTCACCGAGGCCGACCTTGTTCAGCATCTGCCGCGCCAACTCATGGCACTCTGCTGCTGATTTTTTCAACACGCGGCGCGGGGCGAGCATGACGTTTTCCAACGCCGTCATATGCGGGAACAGGTTGAAGTTCTGAAACACCATCCCGATGGAGCGGCTAATCTCACGCGCCTGTGAGTCACGGTCGGTTATCGTCATGCCTCCCAGTTTGATGCTTCCATCCTGGTAACCTTCCAGCCCGTTGATACAGCGCAGCAGCGTACTTTTCCCCGAACCGCTGCGGCCAATAATGGAGATCACTTCGCCCATGTTGATATCGAGATCGACGCCCTTCAGCACATGGTTTTCACTGTAATATTTATGCACCTGGTTAATGGTGATGAGCGGCATTAAATTTTTTCTCCAGATACTGGCTGTAGCGCGACAGCGGATAACACAGCAGGAAATAGCCCAGTGCGACTAAGCTGAATACTTTAAAGGGCTGGTAGGTTACGTTATTCAGTATCGTTCCCGCTTTGGTTAATTCGACAAAGCCAATGATTGATGCCAGTGCCGTGCCTTTAATGACCTGCACGGCGAAACCGACCGTCGGCGCAATACCGATGCGCACCGCCTGCGGGGCAACAACGCGCAGCAACGTTTGTCCAAAGCTTAATCCCAGGCAGCGTGAAGCCTCCCACTGCCCTTTCGGTAACGCCTGAATGCTGCCGTACCAGATGTCGAGCAGAAAGGCACTGGTATATAGCGTTAATGCCGCGGCCGCCGCGGTCCACGGCGAGACATCAACACCAAACAGCGCCATGCCAAAAAAAGCCAGGAACAGCTGCATCAGCAGCGGCGTGCCCTGAAAAAGTTCGACATATGCACGTATAAAGCACCCGGGCCAGCGCCGTTTACTCAGGCGGATCAGCAACAGGGGTAACGTCACCAGCGTGCCACCCAAAAATGCTGTCAGAGACAGCAGCAGCGTCCAGCGAGCAGCCAGCATTAGGTTGCGCAGAATGTCCCAGTCAGTAAAAGTTGTCATCCGCGTGCGCCCCCAAACCATTTACGCCCCGCCGCCAGTAACAACTGGCGCATCGCTACCGACAGCGCCAGATAAATCAGCGTTGTCACCAGATACACTTCAAAGCTCAAAAAAGTGCGCGATTGAATCAGGTTGGCGGCAAAAGTTAGCTCTTCATAAGAAACCTGCGAAACTACCGAGGAGCCGAGCATGACAATGATGCACTGACTGACCAGTGCCGGGTAAATTCGCTGCAGTGAGGGCGGCAGTACAATGCGAATAAAGGTCTGGGTTCGGCTCAGGCCTAATACGCGCCCGGCTTCCCATTGTCCTTTTGGGGTGACCTGAATACCGGCCCGGATGATTTCGGTGCTGTACGCCCCAAGGTTGATCAACATCGCCAGTAACGCTGCCTCACCTGCCGTGAGCTTGAGGCCCATATTTGGCAGGCCGAAAACAATGAAGAACAGCTGGACGACGAACGGCGTATTGCGGATCACCTCAACGTAGAGCCCCCAGAGCCGGCTCAACAGTGAAGGCCTGCCGCTGCGTAATGCCGCACCGAGAATGCCTAACCCTACGCCGCCAATAGTCGCCACCAGCGTAAGTTGGATGGTGATCCATAAACCAGCCAGTAACTCCGGCCAGTGCGGCCAGAGCGCGGCGAAATCCAGTTGCCCGATCATCCATCTAACCCTGAGCGGCCAATTCAGCCGGAAGTGGCGCTTTCAACCAGGTTTCAGACATGCTGTTCAGTGTTTTATCCTGTATTGCCTGGCCAATGAGTGCATCGATTTTTGCCTTCAGTGCCGGCTCGTTTTTACGCAATCCAATAAAACACGGTGAATCTTTCAGCATAAATTTCGCCATCGGCGCGTTATTAGCATTCTGACGTCCCATCGCGGCCACCACTAAATTACCGGTAGCGATGTACTGCACCTGACCTGATAAGTACGCGGAAAGCGTCGTATTATTATCTTCATAACGTTTTATCTGCGCCTCTTTCGGCGCGACATCGCTTAACACCATATCTTCAACGGCACCGCGCGTCACACCGATGGTTTTTCCACTTAATCCTGCGGCGTCGCTGAGCGTGGCGTCTTTAGGACCGAAAACCCCGAGGAAAAAAGGCGCATAAGCACGGCTGAAGGCGATCACTTTTTCCCGCTCGGCATTTTTGCCCATACTGGAGATCACCAGATCCACCTTATCAGTTTGCAGATAAGGGACGCGGTTTGCACTGCTCACTGCCACCAGCTGTAACTTTAGTTTCAACTGCTTCGCGAGGTACTTTGCCATATCGATATCGTAGCCCTGCGGTTGTAAATCAGTCCCTACAGAACCAAAAGGTGGGAAATCCTGCGGCACGCCAACGCGGATAACACCGCGCTTTTGTATATCTTGTAGCTGATCCGCTACCGCATGAGAAACCTGTGCCAGCATTAACGTTGCGCCCAAAACTGCCATCAATACTTTTTTCATTATTGCTACCCCGGTCAGTGAACATGAAACGAAAGATTCCTGAAAGAGCATTCTGCAACTAATGTGCCAAAGAAGCCGGAATATTATTTTTTGCTGAAAAACGCATCAGACAGGCAAAGAAGGGAAAATGCGCGTGTATTACGAGGATATTATTGAACCAAAATGAGGCATGGCACCAAAATGGCGCCCCATTATCGCTGTTCCAGCTCATCCAGCTGCTGATACACATCAGCAATAAGGTGAATGCGTTGACGCCCCTGTGACAATAATTCATGCAGCAGCGCATTAGACAGCAGATTAATCAGGCTCATAGCCGATGCATAGCTGTCAAATGCAGAGACGCTGTCCAACGGGGTACAGAGTTGCCAGCGAGACAATGCCAACACGCTCTGAGCTTGCGGCTCACACAGGATGAGCAACGGGATTTTATGCTGCTGAAGCTGCTGTAACAGCGGTTTCAGAATACGCGGACGTCGACGGAATGCCACCACAATCACCATATCTTCTGATGTGATATCCACCAACTCTTCCCCCAGCGTTTGCCCAGGCTGAGGAAGCAGGCTGACCCCCGCTCGCACCTGTAACAACTGCTGGCGCAAGTGCAGTGCGACCGGATACGCATTACGCATTCCTACAATCACGACCCTTTTACTGCCAATCAGCGCGGTGATAATCTCGCCAAATTGGGTGGCATCAATACTGTTGACCCAATGCGTCAGATTTGCCACTTCTTGTTTATAATGTCGGGCCAGCAACGTATTACCCTGTACCGCATCACGATTGTCTGTTAACGGCATACCGCTTTGGCGCAATGTGCGTAATTCATCACGCATATCTTTATACTTTTCATAGCCCATGCGCTTAAACAAGCGACTCACCGTCGCTTTAGATACACCGCTAAGGCGCGCCAGTTCCGCGCTGTTATAGCTAATGAGATCGTCATAATGATCGAAGACAAAATCGGCAATCCGCTGTTCCTGCGGTGAAAGCTGCGCGTAATGGCTTCTGAGGCGTTCATCAAGTTGTTTCATGGCAATCTCATGTAACTTTCGTTTCACAGACCATAACATATTTAACCAAGATGCCAATTATCTGAACCCATCGCCCTTCTGCAATATGTCACTCGGAAAAAATATGGAAACCTGGAACGCCTCTTGCTTCACTGTTCTTCTCTGTAACCGAAAGCCCCTGAATGATTTGCAATGCAGGGCACCGCAAACTCAGGACTCGCAGGGAAAAGCAACTAACCCGCAGCTTGCGGTATGACGGTCATAAAAGGTGGAAAATGATTCAAAGTAATATCGCCCCGTTAGGGATGGCAGTCACTCCGCATCACCTGGCAAGTGAAAGCGCACTTGCGATACTGCGCGAAGGCGGTAACGCCATCGAAGCGATGGTCGCGGCAGCAGCAACCATCGCCGTTGTTTATCCACATATGAACGGTTTGGGGGGGGATGGCTTCTGGTTGATCGTCCCGCCTCAGGGGGAACCGATAGCCATTGATGCCAGCGGTGCCGCGGGGACGTTAGCCGATTTAAATTTCTATCATGGCCAGAAAACTATCCCACACCGTGGGCCAAAGGCTGCGCTCACCGTAGCCGGTACCGTAAGCGGATGGAGCGAAGCACTGGCGGTATCCAGTGAATTAGGCGGCGTTCAAAAACCCCTGGCACGCCTGCTGGGTGATGCCATCCGTTATGCTGCCGATGGTATTCCTGTCACCCACTCTCAGGCAGACGCAACGCAGAACAAACTCAGGGAATTGGTGGATCAGCCTGGCTTTGCCCGGACCTTTTTACTTAACGGCGCCCCCCCTGCTGCCGGTAGCCGGTTTACTCAGCCGGACCTCGCCAATACATTATGCCTCCTCACCGAAGAAGGTCTGGAT encodes the following:
- the hpxU gene encoding MurR/RpiR family transcriptional regulator HpxU: MKQLDERLRSHYAQLSPQEQRIADFVFDHYDDLISYNSAELARLSGVSKATVSRLFKRMGYEKYKDMRDELRTLRQSGMPLTDNRDAVQGNTLLARHYKQEVANLTHWVNSIDATQFGEIITALIGSKRVVIVGMRNAYPVALHLRQQLLQVRAGVSLLPQPGQTLGEELVDITSEDMVIVVAFRRRPRILKPLLQQLQQHKIPLLILCEPQAQSVLALSRWQLCTPLDSVSAFDSYASAMSLINLLSNALLHELLSQGRQRIHLIADVYQQLDELEQR
- a CDS encoding transporter substrate-binding domain-containing protein; the encoded protein is MKKVLMAVLGATLMLAQVSHAVADQLQDIQKRGVIRVGVPQDFPPFGSVGTDLQPQGYDIDMAKYLAKQLKLKLQLVAVSSANRVPYLQTDKVDLVISSMGKNAEREKVIAFSRAYAPFFLGVFGPKDATLSDAAGLSGKTIGVTRGAVEDMVLSDVAPKEAQIKRYEDNNTTLSAYLSGQVQYIATGNLVVAAMGRQNANNAPMAKFMLKDSPCFIGLRKNEPALKAKIDALIGQAIQDKTLNSMSETWLKAPLPAELAAQG